Proteins encoded by one window of Sulfolobales archaeon:
- a CDS encoding NADP-dependent malic enzyme, giving the protein MSTDKWYALSLKLHREYRGKIEVIPKVPVRSLEDFAIWYTPGVAEPSRAISRNPDLSFTLTSRWNMLAVVTDGSRVLGLGNIGPEASYPVMEGKAFLFKYLGGVDAIPLPIRARDRDEFISIVKSIEPAFGGINLEDIESPKCFYILERLRKELNIPVWHDDQQGTATAILAGLINALKLVGKKISDVTIAFIGAGASNIAAANIVIKYGAKPGNIVLVDSKGILHSEREDIDKLMFENPWKYELAIKTNADHRRGGIREALKGADVVIAASRPGPGVIKKEWIEEMNKDPIVFALANPVPEIWPWEAREAGAKIVATGRSDFPNQINNSLVFPSMFRGVLSVRAKAITDEMIITFAETLARYAEKKGLREDYIIPTMEEWDAYIETALAVGLKAMELGISRITISREELLNDIRETILSSRAKYEVLMKAGYIRSWW; this is encoded by the coding sequence ATATCCACAGATAAATGGTATGCACTTTCCCTTAAGCTTCATAGAGAATATAGGGGTAAGATCGAGGTTATTCCAAAGGTCCCCGTGAGATCTCTAGAGGATTTCGCAATCTGGTATACACCTGGGGTTGCAGAGCCCTCGAGAGCTATATCGAGAAACCCGGATCTAAGCTTCACACTAACATCTAGGTGGAATATGCTAGCAGTAGTCACAGACGGCTCAAGAGTGCTTGGGCTAGGAAATATAGGTCCTGAGGCGAGCTACCCTGTCATGGAGGGCAAGGCATTCCTTTTTAAATACCTCGGAGGCGTTGATGCAATCCCCCTGCCTATAAGAGCTAGAGATAGGGATGAGTTTATATCAATTGTAAAGAGCATAGAACCCGCCTTTGGAGGTATAAATCTAGAAGATATAGAGAGTCCAAAGTGCTTCTATATATTGGAAAGGCTTAGAAAGGAACTCAATATACCAGTATGGCACGATGATCAACAGGGGACAGCTACAGCCATCTTAGCTGGGCTTATAAATGCTTTGAAACTAGTTGGGAAGAAAATATCCGATGTAACAATAGCATTTATAGGGGCTGGAGCATCTAATATTGCTGCTGCAAACATAGTGATTAAATATGGCGCTAAACCAGGCAATATAGTTCTTGTAGATTCAAAAGGGATTCTCCATAGCGAGAGAGAGGATATAGATAAGCTTATGTTTGAGAATCCATGGAAATACGAGCTCGCGATAAAGACAAATGCTGATCATAGAAGAGGAGGTATAAGAGAGGCATTAAAAGGGGCAGACGTGGTTATAGCAGCATCTAGACCCGGCCCTGGGGTTATAAAGAAGGAGTGGATTGAAGAGATGAATAAAGATCCCATAGTATTTGCTCTTGCAAACCCAGTGCCAGAGATATGGCCATGGGAGGCTAGAGAAGCTGGTGCAAAGATCGTTGCTACTGGTAGAAGCGATTTCCCAAATCAGATCAATAACAGCTTGGTATTTCCATCAATGTTTAGAGGTGTTCTAAGTGTGAGAGCTAAAGCGATAACAGATGAGATGATAATAACATTCGCCGAAACACTGGCAAGATATGCTGAGAAGAAAGGGTTGAGGGAAGACTATATAATACCTACTATGGAGGAGTGGGATGCATATATAGAAACAGCGCTAGCTGTTGGATTAAAGGCTATGGAGCTGGGTATCAGCAGGATCACGATCTCGAGAGAAGAGCTTCTCAACGATATCAGAGAAACAATACTCTCATCAAGGGCTAAATATGAAGTGCTTATGAAAGCCGGGTATATAAGATCTTGGTGGTGA
- a CDS encoding chromatin protein Cren7 — MVCKNKVKVKDTTTGKEVEIAPEKVWQLAPKGRKGVKIGLFKSPETGKYFRAKLPDDYVC; from the coding sequence ATGGTATGTAAGAATAAGGTTAAAGTAAAGGATACAACAACAGGTAAAGAGGTGGAGATAGCCCCAGAGAAGGTGTGGCAGCTAGCTCCAAAAGGTAGAAAGGGTGTTAAAATAGGACTCTTCAAGAGCCCAGAAACCGGGAAGTATTTCAGGGCTAAACTCCCAGATGACTATGTATGCTAA